CTGATGGAGGAACGCACGGCCGCCGACGCCAGCCTGCCGTTCCGCGTCAGCTTCATCAAGTACGACGACGGTTCCGACCCGGCGCGCGCCGTCAACGCGACGCGCAAGCTGATCCAGGAAGATCGCGTCCACCTGGTCATCTGCTGCACCACCACGCCGGCCTCGCTGGCGGTGAACAAGGTGATCGAGGAAGAGCGCGTGCCCAACCTGTCACTGGCCGCGGCGGCCTCGGTCATCGAGCCGGCCGACGCCCACCGGTTCACTTTCAAGACGCCGCTGACCGACCGCCTGATGATCGACCACACCGTCGACTACATGGTCAAGCAGGGCTGGAAGCAGGTGGCCTTCATGGGCCTGGAGGACTCCTACGGCGAGGGCGGCTGGGTCGAGTTCAAGCAGATCGCCACGCGCAAGGGCCTGGAGATCGTCGCCGCCGAGCGCTTCTCGCGCGGCGACACCAACTTCACGCCGCAGGCGCTGCGCGTGTCGCAGAAGAAACCCGACGCGGTCTATTTCCACGCCATCCCGCCCTCGTCCGCGCTGGCCACCGAGACGCTGCGCCGCGTCGGCTACAAGGGTCCGGTGCTGCATGGCGCCGGCTCGGCCACGCCGGCCTTCATGGCGGTCGGCAAGAAGGCGGTCGAAGGCGCGCTGGTCGGCACCTCGGCCCTGCCCGTGTATCGCCAGCTGCCCGACGACCATCCGCTCAAGTCCGGCATCGCCGCGTTCGTGCAGGCCTATGACGGCAAGTACGGCACCGGCAAGACCGACATGTTCGCGGCCCAGGCCTACGACACGGTGCAGATCCCGCTGCTGGCCTATCGCCAGGTGGTTGCCGCCGGCAAGGCCGGCGACCTGACGCAGGCCCGCCAGGCGCTGCGCGACGCCATCGAGGCGACGCGCGAGTATCGCGGCGTCAACGGCCTGTTCAGCTACAGCCCGACCGACCACCTGGGCCTGGACCGGCGCAGCACCTTCCTGGTGACGGTCAAGGACGGCAAGTTCGAACTGCTGGGTGAGTAGGGATGGATCTCACCACTACCCTGTTCCTGGCGACGGACGGCCTGACCAACGGCGCGGTGTACACGCTGGTCGGCCTGAGCCTGGTGCTGGTCTACACCACCACGCGCGTGGTCAACATCGCGCAAGGCGAGTACGTGACCTTCGGCGCGCTGACGCTGGCCAGCTTCGTCGAAGGCACGCTGGCGCCCGTGGTCTACGTAGTGGCGGCGGGCGGCGCCGCCTGCCTGCTGCTGGACCTGCTGCGGGCGCGAGCCAACGGCCGCTCGCTGCTGCGCCCGCTGGCGTCCTACCTGGCGGCGGGCGCGGCGCTGGCCGCGCTGGCGGCGCTGGCCTGGCGCGTGCCCTCGCCGCTGCTGCAGATGCTGGCCTCGCTGGCGCTGGTGGCCGCGCTCGGCCCCATCGTCTACCGGCTGACGGTCGAGCCCAACCCGGCCAACTCCACGGTCGTGCTGGTGATCATCGGCGTGGGCGTGTCCATGATCATGCATCCGCTCGCGCTGCTGCTGTGGGGCGCCGATCCGCGCGCCGTGCCGCCCATCAGCGAGGCGCGCCTGGAACTGGCCGGCGTCGACATCGCGGCGCAGTCGCTGTTCATCATGGCCTTCTCGCTGGCGGCCGCCCTGGCGCTATACCTGTTCTTCCGCTGCACCCTGACCGGCAAGGCCCTGCGCGCGGCCTCGGTCAACCGGGAAGGCGCGCAGTACTGCGGCATCCCCGTGGTGATGGCGGGCCGGCTCAGCTACTTCCTGGCGGCCGCGCTGTCCGGCGCCAGCGGCATGCTGCTGGCCCCGCTGGTGACGGCGCACTACGAGATGGGCTTCGTCGTCGGGCTCAAGGGCTTCGTGGGCGCGGCGATGGGCGGGCTGGTGAACTACCCGCTGTCGGTGGCCGGCGTCTTCATCGTCGGCGTGCTGGAGTCCTTCGCCTCCTTCCTCAGCAGTTCCTACCGCGACGCGCTGGTGTTCGCGATGGTGATCCCCATCCTGCTCTGGCGCAACAGCCGCGCCGGCGCCGACCTGGACGAACATTGAACACGCGCAAGCGCTCCCGCCGATGAAACCCGAAAAACTGCTACTTCCCGGCGCGGCCCTCGCGGTCGCCGCGCTGATCGTGCTGCTGCCGACCTACTACGTGGGCCTGATGACGCTGGCCGGCACCAACGCCCTGGTCTGCCTGGGCCTGGCCTTCCTGCTGGCCGCCGGCCAGCTGTCGCTGGGCCACGCCGCCTTCCTGGGCGGCGGCGCCTACGCCTCGGCCATCCTGGCGCGCGACTATGGCGTACCGCCGCCGCTGGCCATCCTGCTGGCCGTGGCCGCCTGCGCGGCGCTGGCCTACGTGATCGGCCGGCTCACGCTGCGCCTGCGCGGCCACTACCTGCCGCTGGCCACGCTGGCCTGGGGCATCGCCGCCTACGTCTGCTTCGTGGCGGCCATCGAAGTCACCGGCGGCGCTTCCGGCCTGTCCAACATCCCGCCGCTGCGCATGCTGGGCATGGAGTTCGGCACCCGCTCCATGGGCGCGCTGGCCTGGGCCGCCGTGGGGCTGGCCTACATCGCCTACTGCCGGATCTATCGCGGCCGCATGGGCCGGGCCGCGCGCGCCATCAAGTCCAGCCCGACCATGGCCGCGGCCTTCGGCGTGGACGTGGCCGCCGCCAAGATCCGCATCTTCGTGCTGTCGGCCGCGCTGGCGGCGCTGGCGGGCGGACTGTACGCCTTCTACATGAGCTTCCTGAGCCCGACCTCGTTCTCCATCGGCGCCTCGTTCAACCTGCTCATCATGGTCGTGCTGGGCGGCTGCCTGCATCCGCTGGGCCCGCTGCTGGGCGTGCTGGCCTATACCGCGATCGAGCTGGGCGCGCAGTACCTGATCGCCAACCTGCTGGGCATCCCCGGCCAGATGGAGACCATGCTGTTCGGCCTGATCCTGATCGTGGCGCTGCTGCGCTGGCCCAACGGGCTGCTGACCTGGGTGCGGCTGAAACCGCCGGCGCGGCCTGCCGCCGCCGGCGAGGCCGACCCCGCGCCGCGCCCGGTCACAGCTGGCCAGCGCCTGAGCGTGGACGCCGTGCACAAGCGCTTCGGCGGGCTGCAGGCGCTCAAGGACGTAACGCTGGACATTCCGCCCGGACGCATCACCGGCCTGATCGGCCCGAACGGCGCCGGCAAGTCCACCCTGTTCAACGTGATGACCGCGGTTCTGCCGGCCAGCGGCGGACAGGTCTCGCTGGACGGCGCGGCGCTGCCGGCGCGCGCGCACGAGGTGGTGCGGCGCGGCGTGGCGCGCAGCTTCCAGCACGTGCAGCTGGTGCCGGAACTGACGGTGCTGGACAACGTGCTGATCGGCGGCCACATCCAGGGCAAGGCCGGGCTGCTGTCGGCCGCGCTGGGCCTGGACCGGGCCGAGGAACGGCGCCTGGCGCGCGAGGCGCGCGCCGCGCTGGAGTTGGTCGGCCTGGCGGACGAGGCGTTGCGCCCGGCCGCCAGCCTGACGCTGGGCAGCCAGCGGCTGGTCGAGGTGGCGCGCGCCCTGATGGCACGGCCCGGCGTGCTGCTGCTGGACGAGCCGGCGGCGGGCCTGCGCGGCCCGGAAAAGGCCGTGCTGGTGCAGCTGATGCGCAAGCTGCGCGATGAACAAGGCATGGCCGTGCTGCTGGTCGAACACGACATGGAACTCGTCATGGGCTGCGTGGACTACCTGTTCGTCCTGAACTACGGCGCGCTGCTGGCGCAGGGCGAACGACAGGAGGTGCAGCGCAACCCGGCCGTGGTGGCCGCCTATCTCGGAGCCGAGGCATGAACGCGATCGAAGTGAGGGACCTGGCGGTCAGCTACGGCCAGGTGGATGCGCTGCACGGCGTCAGTTTCGACGTGCCGCAGGGCACGCTGGTGTCGCTGATCGGCGCCAACGGCGCCGGCAAGACCACCCTGCTCAAGGCGCTGATGGGCGCCCTGCCCGCGCGCGCCGGCCAGGTGCTGCTGCAGGGCCAGCCCCTGGGCAACACGCCGGTCGAAGAGCGCGTGCGGCGCGGCATGTGCCTGGTGCCGGAGAAGCGCTCGCTGTTCGCCTCGATGAAGGTGGAGGACAACCTGCGCCTGGGCGCCTACGCCTTCCGCCGCCGCACCGATTTCGCGCGCGAGCTGGAACGCGTCTACGCGCTGTTCCCGGTATTGGCGCAGCGGCGCGAGCAGCTGGCCGGCACGCTGTCCGGCGGCGAGCAGCAGATGGTCGCCATCGGCCGCGCCCTGATCGCCCATCCGCGCGTGCTGCTGCTGGACGAGCCGTCCATCGGCCTGGCGCCGCTGATCGTGCAGCAGATCATGGACGTGGTGGTGGACCTGCGCCGTCGCGAGGGCCTGACCGTGATCCTGGTCGAGCAGAACGCGCGCATCGCGCTCAAGAGCGCCGACCTGGCCTACCTGATCGAGCTGGGCCGCATCGTCAAGCAAGGCAGCGGGGCCGAACTGGCGCAGGATCCCGACCTACTGGCCAGCTATCTCGGCGCCTGCGCCGCCTGAGGCAATTCCGAACCCGGAGACTGATCATGCTGCATCAAACCCCTTGGCCACGCCTGCGCGAACTGTACCGTCTGGGCGAGGTCTCGCCCATGGACGTGGCGCGCAGCGCGCTGGAGCACGCCGAACGCGCCGATCCGATCATCAACGCCTTCGCGCTGCTGGACCGCGCCGGCACGCTGGCCGGCGCGCGAGAATCCGAGGAACGCTGGCGCCAGGGCGCGGCGCTCGGACCGCTGGACGGCATGCCGGTGGCCATCAAGGAATTCGCCGCCGTGCGCGGCTGGCCCACGCGGCGCGGTTCGGCGCTCACGTCGGCCGAACCGGCGGCGGCCCATACCGTGTTCGTGCAGCGGCTGGCCGATGCCGGCGCCGTGCTGCTGGGCAAGACCCGCGCCCCGGAATTCAACTGGAAAGGCATCACCGACAGTCCGGCCTTCGGCATCACCCGCAATCCGTGGAACCCGTCGCTCACGCCCGGCGGCAGCAGCGGCGGCTGCGCGGCGGCCGTGGCCGCCGGCGTGGTGCGCCTGTCCATGGGCAGCGACGCGGGCGGCTCGATCCGCATCCCGGCCGCCTTCACCGGCACCATCGGCCTGAAGCCCACGCACGGGCGCATCCCCCTGTCGCCCCTGCCCAGCGCCTTCGCGAACATCGTGCACACCGGCCCCATCGCCGCCGGCATGGACGAGCTGCAGGAAGCCTATCTGGCCACGCGCGGCGCCTCGCCGCTGGACTGGACCTCCAACCTGGGCGAGGACGGCGGCGCCGACGCCCCGGCCGCGCGCCCCCGCATCGGCCTGCTGTCGCCCCGGCGCTGGGGCCCACGCAGCGCCGCGCCGGTGCGCGCCGCGTTGGACGAGACGCTGGCCGCGCTGCGCGCCGACGGCTTCGACGTGACCGAAGTCGACTACGACATCGAGGCCGCCTCGCAGGTCGGCCAGGACCTGTACCGGCTGGGCTGCGCGGCCGCCGTGCGCGCCATCGCGCCCGAGCAGCATGGCCGGCTCGACCCCGGGCTGCTGGCCTTCGTGCAAGGCGTGGACGACTGGCCGATCTCGCGCTATCACGCGATCTGCCAGCAGCGCGACCGCTACGCCAACGAGCTGGCCGCCCTGCACGCGCGGGTCGACCTGCTGCTGCTGCCCACCGTGCCGCTGTGCGCCTTCGAGGCCGGACGCGACGTGCCGCAGGACCAGCCGGGCGCCGACTGGATGTCCTGGAATCCCTATACGCCCGCGTTCAAC
The Achromobacter sp. AONIH1 DNA segment above includes these coding regions:
- a CDS encoding amidase family protein encodes the protein MLHQTPWPRLRELYRLGEVSPMDVARSALEHAERADPIINAFALLDRAGTLAGARESEERWRQGAALGPLDGMPVAIKEFAAVRGWPTRRGSALTSAEPAAAHTVFVQRLADAGAVLLGKTRAPEFNWKGITDSPAFGITRNPWNPSLTPGGSSGGCAAAVAAGVVRLSMGSDAGGSIRIPAAFTGTIGLKPTHGRIPLSPLPSAFANIVHTGPIAAGMDELQEAYLATRGASPLDWTSNLGEDGGADAPAARPRIGLLSPRRWGPRSAAPVRAALDETLAALRADGFDVTEVDYDIEAASQVGQDLYRLGCAAAVRAIAPEQHGRLDPGLLAFVQGVDDWPISRYHAICQQRDRYANELAALHARVDLLLLPTVPLCAFEAGRDVPQDQPGADWMSWNPYTPAFNSAQVPALSYPVWAQGAALPAGVQWVAPKYREDRLLAMGRWMETRFPVRIAPEQE
- a CDS encoding ABC transporter ATP-binding protein — encoded protein: MNAIEVRDLAVSYGQVDALHGVSFDVPQGTLVSLIGANGAGKTTLLKALMGALPARAGQVLLQGQPLGNTPVEERVRRGMCLVPEKRSLFASMKVEDNLRLGAYAFRRRTDFARELERVYALFPVLAQRREQLAGTLSGGEQQMVAIGRALIAHPRVLLLDEPSIGLAPLIVQQIMDVVVDLRRREGLTVILVEQNARIALKSADLAYLIELGRIVKQGSGAELAQDPDLLASYLGACAA
- a CDS encoding branched-chain amino acid ABC transporter permease; its protein translation is MDLTTTLFLATDGLTNGAVYTLVGLSLVLVYTTTRVVNIAQGEYVTFGALTLASFVEGTLAPVVYVVAAGGAACLLLDLLRARANGRSLLRPLASYLAAGAALAALAALAWRVPSPLLQMLASLALVAALGPIVYRLTVEPNPANSTVVLVIIGVGVSMIMHPLALLLWGADPRAVPPISEARLELAGVDIAAQSLFIMAFSLAAALALYLFFRCTLTGKALRAASVNREGAQYCGIPVVMAGRLSYFLAAALSGASGMLLAPLVTAHYEMGFVVGLKGFVGAAMGGLVNYPLSVAGVFIVGVLESFASFLSSSYRDALVFAMVIPILLWRNSRAGADLDEH
- a CDS encoding ABC transporter substrate-binding protein; this translates as MSRFNPLLAGLACAGLFLATAAQADDRPELRIGVVSSVTGGASAIATGAVAAINLMEERTAADASLPFRVSFIKYDDGSDPARAVNATRKLIQEDRVHLVICCTTTPASLAVNKVIEEERVPNLSLAAAASVIEPADAHRFTFKTPLTDRLMIDHTVDYMVKQGWKQVAFMGLEDSYGEGGWVEFKQIATRKGLEIVAAERFSRGDTNFTPQALRVSQKKPDAVYFHAIPPSSALATETLRRVGYKGPVLHGAGSATPAFMAVGKKAVEGALVGTSALPVYRQLPDDHPLKSGIAAFVQAYDGKYGTGKTDMFAAQAYDTVQIPLLAYRQVVAAGKAGDLTQARQALRDAIEATREYRGVNGLFSYSPTDHLGLDRRSTFLVTVKDGKFELLGE
- a CDS encoding ATP-binding cassette domain-containing protein; protein product: MKPEKLLLPGAALAVAALIVLLPTYYVGLMTLAGTNALVCLGLAFLLAAGQLSLGHAAFLGGGAYASAILARDYGVPPPLAILLAVAACAALAYVIGRLTLRLRGHYLPLATLAWGIAAYVCFVAAIEVTGGASGLSNIPPLRMLGMEFGTRSMGALAWAAVGLAYIAYCRIYRGRMGRAARAIKSSPTMAAAFGVDVAAAKIRIFVLSAALAALAGGLYAFYMSFLSPTSFSIGASFNLLIMVVLGGCLHPLGPLLGVLAYTAIELGAQYLIANLLGIPGQMETMLFGLILIVALLRWPNGLLTWVRLKPPARPAAAGEADPAPRPVTAGQRLSVDAVHKRFGGLQALKDVTLDIPPGRITGLIGPNGAGKSTLFNVMTAVLPASGGQVSLDGAALPARAHEVVRRGVARSFQHVQLVPELTVLDNVLIGGHIQGKAGLLSAALGLDRAEERRLAREARAALELVGLADEALRPAASLTLGSQRLVEVARALMARPGVLLLDEPAAGLRGPEKAVLVQLMRKLRDEQGMAVLLVEHDMELVMGCVDYLFVLNYGALLAQGERQEVQRNPAVVAAYLGAEA